In the genome of Pediococcus claussenii ATCC BAA-344, one region contains:
- a CDS encoding MgtC/SapB family protein yields MNTEIDWILRLLLAAVCGGLIGYERSRQQKSAGIRTHMLVIVGAALVMLVSKYGFQDILSARSIVLDPSRIAAQIVSGISFIGAGTILIHRTQISGLTTAAGVWVTAAIGMSIGAGMYLIGISATIFIIIIQFVFHDDSILNMIIRNSHIRFQIEIDSNSFNKSALEKALTNNGVNKTSLRITSADAQTINLQIDGLTRNKNDRNKIILSLCKIEGVNKVQSDSSYN; encoded by the coding sequence ATGAATACGGAAATTGACTGGATCTTACGATTATTATTAGCTGCAGTTTGTGGTGGCTTAATTGGTTATGAGCGGTCTCGTCAACAAAAATCGGCTGGAATTCGAACTCACATGCTTGTGATCGTTGGAGCAGCGCTTGTCATGCTCGTTTCAAAATACGGATTTCAAGATATTTTATCTGCTCGAAGTATTGTATTGGATCCATCACGAATTGCGGCACAAATTGTTAGTGGTATTAGTTTTATTGGTGCAGGAACCATTCTAATCCATCGAACCCAAATAAGCGGGCTAACAACTGCTGCTGGCGTGTGGGTCACAGCTGCTATTGGTATGAGCATTGGTGCTGGTATGTATCTTATAGGCATTTCAGCTACAATTTTCATCATCATCATTCAATTTGTATTTCATGATGATTCCATTCTTAACATGATAATTCGAAACTCGCATATTCGATTTCAAATTGAAATTGATAGTAATAGTTTCAATAAATCGGCTTTAGAAAAGGCTCTCACAAATAATGGTGTAAACAAAACTTCTTTGCGTATCACTAGTGCAGACGCACAAACCATAAATCTTCAAATCGATGGTCTTACACGAAATAAAAACGATCGAAACAAAATTATTTTAAGTTTATGCAAAATCGAAGGAGTTAATAAAGTACAGTCAGATTCTAGCTACAATTAA
- a CDS encoding PTS sugar transporter subunit IIC, whose protein sequence is MTTSEKLENSGFIAKFTEISVKVGNWVYLRSLRDAFAIILPVFIIAGLGVLFNNTVFTWLFHGDTLTKVQVFGNAITNGSLNVAGLLVAPMIGYTLAKNKNFNNPIAAAAMSLACLMILMPGNVQLGTVASAGAKMATVTGGLSYLNTGTQGMFGGIIVGLVATSIFMKLASFKHLQIHLGDNIPPAVGASFSVLLPALILMSIFAVIAALLQGFFNTDLINLIKTWIQEPLRGFNTNIVGFCVIYTVANFLFTLGIHQTVISGTLMDPLVLVNMNQNMTAYAHHAAHIPNIITTSFVSNYTLIGGSGGTISLIIAILIFSKIKSSKQVASLSLAPGLFNINEPMIFGFPIVFNLPMMIPFVLFPTISSIIGYTATALGWVSRTVVLVPWTTPPLIGPYLSTAGDWRSVILQALIIGLGVLFYLPFMKISERVASVEASEELTQDDK, encoded by the coding sequence ATGACAACAAGTGAAAAGCTGGAAAATTCAGGATTTATTGCCAAATTCACCGAGATTTCTGTAAAAGTCGGTAATTGGGTATATTTAAGGTCTTTACGTGATGCCTTTGCAATCATATTACCAGTATTTATAATTGCCGGTTTAGGTGTTTTATTCAACAATACTGTTTTTACTTGGTTATTTCACGGGGATACTTTAACAAAAGTTCAGGTGTTTGGGAATGCTATAACTAATGGATCGTTGAATGTTGCTGGATTACTAGTTGCACCAATGATCGGGTACACATTAGCAAAAAACAAAAATTTTAATAACCCAATTGCGGCTGCTGCAATGTCCTTAGCTTGTTTGATGATATTAATGCCGGGCAATGTTCAACTTGGAACGGTAGCCTCTGCAGGAGCAAAAATGGCGACGGTTACTGGTGGATTAAGTTACCTTAACACAGGAACCCAAGGGATGTTTGGCGGAATTATTGTAGGGTTAGTTGCTACAAGTATTTTTATGAAACTCGCGAGCTTTAAGCATCTTCAAATCCATTTAGGTGATAATATTCCACCTGCTGTTGGTGCTTCCTTTAGTGTGTTACTTCCTGCTTTAATTTTAATGTCGATATTTGCAGTGATCGCAGCGTTATTACAAGGATTTTTCAATACAGATTTAATTAATCTTATTAAGACGTGGATTCAAGAACCACTTCGTGGGTTTAACACAAATATTGTTGGTTTCTGTGTAATCTATACAGTCGCAAACTTCTTATTTACCTTGGGTATTCATCAAACTGTTATTTCGGGAACTTTAATGGATCCACTTGTTTTAGTAAATATGAATCAAAATATGACAGCATATGCACACCATGCAGCACATATTCCTAACATTATTACGACTTCTTTCGTTAGCAATTATACGTTGATCGGGGGATCTGGAGGTACAATTTCGTTAATTATTGCAATCTTGATTTTTAGTAAAATAAAATCTTCAAAACAAGTTGCAAGTTTGTCGTTAGCTCCAGGGCTATTTAATATTAATGAGCCAATGATATTTGGATTTCCAATTGTGTTTAACTTACCAATGATGATTCCATTTGTACTATTTCCAACCATTAGTAGTATTATTGGGTACACTGCTACGGCGCTTGGATGGGTAAGTCGAACTGTTGTGCTAGTTCCTTGGACAACACCACCATTGATTGGACCATATCTTTCAACTGCTGGTGATTGGCGTTCTGTAATATTACAAGCATTAATCATTGGATTAGGGGTTCTTTTCTATCTACCATTCATGAAGATTAGTGAACGAGTTGCTAGTGTAGAAGCAAGTGAAGAACTAACACAAGATGACAAATAA